The following are encoded together in the Streptomyces sp. NBC_00358 genome:
- a CDS encoding NDP-sugar synthase, with product MTEAILLVGGRGTRLRPLTVHTPKPMVPAAGVPFLTHQLARARAAGVEHIVLATSYLAEVFEPYFGDGSSLGLHIEYVTEDEPLGTGGAIRNVAARLHSGPDDPVLIFNGDILTGLDIPALVATHGTTGADVSLHLTRVEDPRAFGLVPTDSTGRVTAFLEKPQTPEEIVTDQINAGAYVFRRSVIDTIPEGRPVSVERETFPELLATGAHLQGMVDSTYWLDLGTPQAFVRGSADLVLGRAPSPAVPGRCGDRLVLPTATVAPDAKLTGGTVVGEGARIGEGARISGSTVLAGAVVEPGAVVTDSFVGVGARIGERTVLTGAVIGDGAVVGADNELREGVRVWCEARIPAGALRFSSDQ from the coding sequence GTGACAGAAGCGATCCTCCTGGTCGGCGGCAGAGGCACCCGGCTGCGCCCTCTCACGGTGCACACGCCCAAGCCGATGGTCCCGGCGGCCGGGGTCCCCTTCCTCACGCACCAGCTGGCGCGGGCGCGCGCGGCGGGCGTCGAGCACATCGTGCTGGCGACCTCCTACCTCGCCGAGGTCTTCGAGCCGTACTTCGGTGACGGTTCCTCGCTGGGCCTCCACATCGAGTACGTCACCGAGGACGAGCCGCTCGGCACGGGCGGCGCCATCCGCAACGTGGCGGCCCGGCTGCACTCGGGCCCCGACGACCCGGTCCTGATCTTCAACGGCGACATTCTCACGGGCCTGGACATCCCGGCCCTGGTGGCGACCCACGGGACGACGGGCGCGGACGTCTCCCTGCACCTCACCCGGGTGGAGGACCCGCGCGCCTTCGGCCTCGTCCCCACGGACTCCACCGGCCGCGTCACCGCGTTCCTGGAGAAGCCGCAGACCCCCGAGGAGATCGTCACCGACCAGATCAACGCGGGGGCCTACGTCTTCCGCCGCTCGGTCATCGACACGATCCCCGAGGGCCGCCCGGTCTCGGTCGAGCGCGAGACCTTCCCGGAGCTCCTGGCCACCGGCGCCCACCTCCAGGGCATGGTGGACTCCACCTACTGGCTGGACCTGGGCACCCCGCAGGCCTTCGTCCGCGGCTCCGCGGACCTCGTGCTCGGGCGCGCCCCGTCCCCGGCGGTGCCCGGCCGCTGCGGCGACCGTCTGGTCCTGCCGACGGCCACGGTGGCCCCCGACGCCAAGCTCACCGGCGGCACGGTGGTCGGCGAGGGCGCCCGCATCGGCGAGGGCGCCCGGATCAGCGGCAGCACCGTCCTGGCCGGTGCCGTCGTCGAGCCCGGCGCGGTCGTCACCGACTCCTTCGTCGGCGTCGGCGCCCGCATCGGCGAACGCACCGTCCTCACCGGCGCGGTCATCGGCGACGGCGCGGTCGTCGGCGCCGACAACGAACTCCGCGAGGGGGTCCGGGTCTGGTGCGAAGCCCGCATCCCGGCCGGCGCCCTGCGCTTCTCGTCGGACCAGTAG